A genomic window from Candidatus Deferrimicrobiaceae bacterium includes:
- the lpdA gene encoding dihydrolipoyl dehydrogenase, which produces YVAAIRAAQLGLRVAVVERDKPGGVCVNWGCIPSKAILKSADLYQQMKNAAAYGIVVKGLSVDYGEVIRRSRKVSEKMSRGVSFLFRKNGIELIAGNAVISSPTTVRVGDEEIGAGKILVAVGTAVRGLPGIEPDGKTVLTSDDALAQETMPGSVVVLGGGAVGVEFAYIYRTFGADVAVVEMEDQLLPRTDREVAKELEKAFQKQGIRVLTGAPAKSLDKEARELTVSLKGKEERLPAEKFLVAVGRKPLTEGLGLDACGVKLSKGYVEVDASLRTACPTIFAIGDVIGGMLLAHEASAEGVAAAEIIAGHETRPPDRDKIPACIFCQPEVATIGLSEEEAKRRGIKVLVSKFPFTALGRAVASGHTEGFVKMVAEERYGEVIGCHIIGHGASDLIAELGLALTLEATFREIGKTVHAHPTLPEAIREAALMLGGEAIDI; this is translated from the coding sequence TACGTGGCCGCGATCCGGGCGGCGCAGCTCGGCCTGCGGGTGGCGGTGGTGGAGAGGGACAAGCCGGGAGGCGTCTGCGTGAACTGGGGCTGCATCCCCTCCAAGGCGATCCTGAAAAGCGCCGACCTGTACCAGCAGATGAAGAACGCCGCGGCGTACGGGATCGTCGTGAAGGGGCTCTCGGTCGACTACGGGGAGGTCATCCGCCGCAGCCGGAAGGTGTCCGAGAAGATGTCCCGGGGGGTCTCCTTCCTCTTCCGGAAGAACGGGATCGAGCTGATCGCGGGAAACGCCGTCATTTCCTCCCCCACGACGGTTCGGGTCGGTGACGAGGAGATCGGGGCGGGAAAGATCCTGGTCGCCGTGGGAACGGCGGTCCGGGGGCTGCCGGGGATCGAGCCGGACGGTAAAACCGTTCTCACGAGCGACGACGCGCTGGCGCAGGAAACGATGCCGGGCTCGGTCGTCGTCCTGGGCGGCGGCGCGGTGGGGGTCGAGTTCGCCTACATCTACCGGACGTTCGGGGCCGACGTGGCGGTGGTCGAGATGGAGGACCAGCTTCTCCCCCGCACGGACCGCGAGGTGGCCAAGGAGCTGGAGAAGGCGTTCCAGAAGCAGGGGATCCGGGTGCTGACCGGCGCCCCGGCGAAGAGCCTGGACAAGGAGGCAAGGGAGCTCACCGTCTCCCTCAAGGGGAAGGAAGAGAGGCTTCCCGCGGAGAAGTTCCTCGTCGCCGTGGGGAGGAAGCCGCTGACGGAGGGGCTCGGGCTCGATGCGTGCGGAGTCAAGCTTTCGAAAGGGTACGTGGAGGTGGACGCCTCCCTGCGCACGGCGTGCCCGACCATCTTCGCGATCGGGGACGTCATCGGCGGGATGCTCCTGGCCCACGAGGCCTCCGCGGAAGGGGTGGCGGCCGCGGAGATCATCGCGGGGCACGAGACAAGGCCCCCCGACCGCGACAAGATCCCGGCCTGCATCTTCTGCCAGCCCGAGGTGGCCACGATCGGGCTCTCCGAGGAGGAGGCGAAACGAAGGGGGATCAAGGTCTTGGTGTCGAAGTTCCCGTTCACGGCGCTGGGACGGGCGGTGGCGTCGGGGCACACGGAAGGGTTCGTGAAGATGGTGGCCGAGGAGCGCTACGGCGAGGTCATCGGGTGCCATATAATAGGACATGGCGCGTCGGACCTGATCGCCGAGCTCGGCCTGGCGCTCACGCTCGAGGCGACGTTCCGCGAAATCGGCAAGACCGTGCACGCCCACCCGACCCTGCCGGAGGCGATCCGGGAGGCGGCTCTGATGCTGGGCGGCGAGGCCATCGACATCTGA